A portion of the Acidisoma sp. PAMC 29798 genome contains these proteins:
- a CDS encoding FAD-linked oxidase C-terminal domain-containing protein: MIRLPEPKADVLARAPEIIAGLRALLPETGVISEPLRLRPYETDGLSAYRQPPMAVVLPETTEQVAAVLAFCHRNGVRVIPRGAGTSLSGGALPLADAVVVGMMRMNRILAIDYADRCATVQAGVTNLGITAAMLDEGFFYAPDPSSQLACMIGGNVAMNSGGAHCLKYGVTANNLLGLKIVTIEGEVIDIGGDHLDAAGYDWLGLMTGSEGQLAMVTEVTVRILRAPEGQRAMLAAFRSNEIAGACVDRIIGSGIIPVALEFMDRPAIHACEAYAHAGYPLDAEAMLIIEVEGCVAEQDDLLARIGAMCAEFDPISLRISQSAEESAAIWKGRKGAFGAVGRISPDYLCMDGTIPTSRLPEVLRRMQEMSDACGLKVANIFHAGDGNLHPLIMFDANDSDSFARAEKFGADILRLCVEVGGCLTGEHGVGVEKRDLMNVQFTDIELDQMRRIKSAFDPDWLLNPAKVFPLVESSLAA; the protein is encoded by the coding sequence ATGATCCGTCTGCCAGAGCCGAAGGCCGATGTGCTTGCCCGCGCGCCCGAGATCATCGCCGGCCTGCGCGCCCTGTTGCCCGAAACCGGCGTCATCTCCGAACCGCTGCGCCTGCGCCCCTATGAGACCGACGGGCTCTCGGCCTATCGCCAGCCGCCCATGGCTGTGGTCCTGCCCGAAACCACCGAACAGGTCGCGGCCGTGCTCGCCTTCTGCCACCGCAACGGGGTGCGGGTCATTCCGCGCGGCGCCGGCACCAGCCTGTCCGGCGGCGCTCTGCCGCTCGCGGATGCTGTGGTCGTCGGCATGATGCGCATGAACCGCATCCTCGCCATCGACTATGCCGATCGCTGCGCGACCGTGCAGGCCGGCGTGACCAACCTGGGCATCACCGCCGCCATGCTGGACGAGGGCTTCTTCTACGCCCCCGATCCCTCCAGCCAGCTCGCCTGTATGATCGGCGGCAATGTGGCGATGAATTCCGGCGGGGCGCATTGCCTCAAATACGGTGTCACGGCCAATAACCTGCTCGGCCTCAAGATCGTCACCATCGAGGGTGAGGTCATCGACATCGGTGGCGATCACCTCGATGCCGCCGGCTATGACTGGCTCGGCCTGATGACCGGCAGCGAAGGCCAGCTCGCGATGGTGACGGAAGTGACGGTGCGCATTCTGCGCGCGCCCGAGGGCCAGCGCGCCATGCTGGCGGCGTTTCGCTCGAACGAGATCGCGGGCGCCTGCGTCGATCGCATCATCGGCTCCGGCATCATTCCCGTGGCGCTGGAATTTATGGATCGCCCGGCTATCCATGCCTGCGAGGCCTATGCCCATGCCGGCTATCCACTGGATGCCGAGGCGATGCTGATCATCGAAGTCGAAGGCTGCGTCGCGGAGCAGGACGATCTGCTCGCGCGCATCGGCGCCATGTGTGCGGAGTTCGACCCGATCAGCCTGCGTATTTCCCAATCGGCGGAGGAGAGCGCGGCCATCTGGAAGGGCCGCAAAGGCGCCTTCGGTGCGGTCGGCCGCATCAGCCCGGATTACCTCTGCATGGACGGCACAATCCCCACCAGCCGCCTGCCCGAAGTGCTCCGCCGCATGCAGGAGATGAGTGACGCCTGCGGCTTGAAGGTCGCGAATATTTTTCACGCAGGTGACGGCAATCTGCACCCGCTCATCATGTTCGACGCCAATGATTCCGACAGTTTTGCGCGGGCCGAAAAATTTGGTGCTGATATCTTGCGCCTTTGCGTCGAGGTCGGTGGTTGCCTGACTGGGGAGCATGGCGTCGGTGTGGAGAAGCGCGATCTAATGAACGTGCAATTCACGGATATCGAGCTGGACCAGATGCGCCGCATTAAATCCGCCTTCGATCCCGATTGGCTGCTCAACCCGGCCAAAGTCTTCCCGCTTGTCGAAAGCTCGCTCGCCGCATGA
- a CDS encoding BrnA antitoxin family protein — protein MTTSRDQRDRLERLAGAPDATIDTSDIPEVLDWSGAVRGGLYKPLKEAITIRLDADVLAWFKEQVGGGRGYQSEINRVLRQHIATIARSRD, from the coding sequence ATGACGACGTCTAGAGACCAGCGCGACCGCCTCGAACGACTGGCCGGCGCACCCGATGCGACGATCGACACCTCCGACATCCCCGAAGTCCTGGATTGGTCGGGCGCTGTGCGCGGCGGTCTTTACAAGCCCCTCAAGGAAGCCATCACAATACGGTTGGATGCGGATGTGCTGGCTTGGTTCAAGGAACAGGTTGGCGGTGGCCGGGGCTACCAGTCGGAAATCAACCGGGTGCTGCGCCAACACATCGCGACGATCGCGCGGTCACGCGACTAG
- a CDS encoding BrnT family toxin, whose product MPRFTWNAAKARSNLLKHGVAFEDAELVWRDPRHLLRFDRIEDGEERWHAIGLAGSVVVLLVAHTDTEDGDIIRLLSARRATKAERKAYENDDV is encoded by the coding sequence GTGCCTCGGTTCACCTGGAATGCCGCCAAGGCGCGCAGCAATCTGCTGAAGCACGGCGTGGCCTTCGAAGACGCCGAACTCGTGTGGCGTGATCCCCGCCACCTTCTGCGGTTCGATCGTATCGAAGACGGCGAGGAACGCTGGCACGCGATCGGCCTCGCCGGCAGCGTGGTGGTTTTGTTGGTGGCGCATACGGATACGGAGGATGGCGACATCATCAGGCTGCTAAGTGCGCGCCGCGCAACCAAAGCTGAACGAAAGGCCTATGAGAATGACGACGTCTAG
- a CDS encoding DNA topoisomerase IB has product MRDTLNFTRMWTHQRLLRHARHPISVTMQNEATARAAPRPRRSAELKRLLKLNESPEIAAAAANLHYVTEAAPGIHRRPGKAEKTFTYRHANGKPVRDAATLDRIRKLAIPPAYQDVWICADENGHLQATGRDARGRRQYRYHPRWREVRDEAKFGRMMVFAKVLPVIRQRVDADLSRPGLPREKVVAAVVRLLETTLMRVGNEEYAQTNNSFGLTTLRNRHVRVRGQSITLDFRGKHGIDHHIDLKDARLARIVSKCQHLPGQDLFQFVDEAGIAHAIGSSDVNRYLHDVTGEDVTAKDFRTWAGTNLAALALQELGAVSDGLPPKKSVLRAVEAVSKLLGNTPAICRKCYIHPAIFDGYLDGSLLAALKRRAAEELSQGVDQLKPAEAAVTGFLAHRLMQATSQPIHTSA; this is encoded by the coding sequence TTGAGAGACACTCTCAACTTCACGCGGATGTGGACGCACCAGCGCTTGCTCCGCCACGCGCGACACCCGATCTCGGTCACTATGCAAAACGAAGCGACTGCTCGCGCCGCCCCCCGCCCCCGTCGTAGCGCCGAACTGAAACGGCTGCTGAAACTGAACGAGAGTCCGGAAATCGCCGCGGCGGCGGCGAACCTGCATTATGTGACCGAAGCGGCACCCGGGATTCATCGGCGCCCCGGAAAGGCCGAGAAGACCTTTACCTATCGTCATGCCAACGGAAAACCGGTGCGGGATGCCGCAACGCTCGACCGTATCCGCAAGCTCGCCATCCCGCCCGCCTATCAGGACGTGTGGATTTGCGCGGATGAGAACGGCCATCTCCAGGCGACGGGGCGGGATGCACGCGGGCGCCGCCAGTATCGCTACCATCCTCGCTGGCGGGAGGTTCGCGACGAGGCGAAGTTCGGCCGCATGATGGTCTTTGCCAAGGTTCTGCCCGTCATCCGTCAGCGCGTTGATGCGGATCTCTCGCGCCCAGGCCTGCCGCGCGAAAAGGTGGTCGCCGCCGTGGTTCGCTTACTGGAAACCACCTTGATGCGGGTCGGCAACGAGGAATATGCCCAGACCAATAACAGCTTCGGCCTCACGACGCTGCGCAATCGGCATGTGCGTGTGCGTGGGCAATCCATCACCCTCGACTTTCGTGGCAAGCACGGCATCGATCACCATATCGATTTGAAGGATGCGCGGCTCGCCCGCATCGTTTCCAAATGTCAGCATCTGCCGGGGCAGGACTTGTTCCAGTTCGTGGATGAGGCTGGCATTGCCCATGCCATCGGCTCATCGGACGTCAACCGCTACTTGCATGACGTGACCGGCGAAGACGTGACGGCGAAGGATTTCCGGACTTGGGCCGGCACCAATCTGGCGGCCCTCGCCTTGCAGGAACTGGGGGCCGTAAGCGACGGGCTGCCGCCCAAGAAGAGCGTGCTGCGCGCTGTCGAGGCGGTCTCGAAACTGCTCGGCAATACGCCGGCGATCTGCCGCAAATGCTACATCCATCCGGCCATCTTCGACGGCTATTTGGATGGGAGCCTCCTCGCCGCGCTGAAGCGCCGGGCGGCGGAAGAATTGTCTCAGGGGGTCGATCAGCTCAAGCCGGCGGAAGCGGCAGTGACGGGCTTTCTTGCCCATCGGTTGATGCAGGCGACCTCTCAGCCGATCCACACCTCAGCCTAA
- a CDS encoding DUF3309 domain-containing protein codes for MLLIIIIILLVVVLGGGGFGYSRGYYRERPHYGYGAGGLGLFLVVILILFLLFGHSHY; via the coding sequence ATGCTTCTGATCATCATCATCATCCTGCTCGTCGTTGTTCTGGGCGGCGGCGGGTTCGGCTATAGCCGTGGCTATTACCGGGAACGGCCGCATTACGGCTACGGCGCCGGTGGCCTGGGCTTGTTCCTTGTCGTCATCCTGATCCTGTTCCTGCTCTTCGGGCACAGCCACTACTGA
- a CDS encoding class I SAM-dependent methyltransferase, with product MVLDVHAAADFYATAQGVVAGRLIRDRVAKIWPSMAGLSVLGLGYAPPYLRPWREEARLTVALTPAHLGAARWPMGTANLTCMAEEDALPFSGPIFDRVLLIHGLESSENARRMLREIWRVMKDDGRLMVVTPNRQGMWAYFEKTPFGHGTPYSPGQVGRLLASSLFRVEQRDTAVFLPPTEMRIVLRSNRLWERIGHRLLPQFAGVTITEAVKDVYSAMPTKPNASRRFVLAEAP from the coding sequence ATGGTTCTCGATGTTCACGCCGCAGCCGATTTCTATGCCACCGCGCAGGGGGTCGTCGCTGGCCGCCTCATTCGTGATCGCGTTGCCAAAATCTGGCCAAGCATGGCCGGACTTTCGGTGCTCGGCCTGGGCTATGCGCCGCCCTACCTCCGACCCTGGCGGGAGGAGGCGCGCCTGACCGTGGCGCTGACGCCCGCGCATCTCGGCGCCGCGCGCTGGCCGATGGGGACTGCCAATCTCACTTGCATGGCGGAGGAGGATGCGCTGCCCTTCTCTGGCCCGATCTTTGACCGCGTGCTGCTCATCCACGGGTTGGAGAGTTCGGAAAACGCCCGGCGCATGCTGCGCGAAATCTGGCGCGTCATGAAGGATGACGGGCGGCTGATGGTGGTCACGCCCAATCGCCAGGGCATGTGGGCCTATTTCGAAAAGACGCCCTTCGGCCATGGCACGCCCTATTCGCCGGGGCAGGTGGGCCGGTTGCTCGCCAGCAGCCTGTTTCGTGTGGAGCAGCGCGACACGGCCGTCTTCCTGCCGCCAACCGAGATGCGCATCGTGCTGCGCAGCAACCGTCTGTGGGAAAGGATCGGCCACAGGTTGCTGCCCCAGTTCGCCGGCGTGACCATCACCGAAGCGGTGAAAGACGTCTATTCCGCGATGCCAACAAAGCCTAATGCAAGCCGACGCTTTGTGCTCGCAGAGGCGCCCTGA